The Globicephala melas chromosome X, mGloMel1.2, whole genome shotgun sequence genome window below encodes:
- the ZNF157 gene encoding zinc finger protein 157: MPANGKSPQRFPALVPGQPGRSFEGSVSFEDVAVDFTRQEWYRLDPAQRTMHKDVMLENYSNLASVGLCVAKPEMIFKLERGEELWILEEESSGHGYPGSLSLLCANNSVGGNALSHDNDLQHQKLQTLDQTVEYGKAFYKRTAFVGHKRTHTGEKNFECHECGKTYCRKSNLIEHLRIHTGERPYKCGECAKTFSARSYLIAHQKTHTGEKPFECNECGKSFGRKSQLILHRRTHTGERPYECTECGKTFSEKATLMIHQRTHTGEKPYECGECGKTFRVKISLTQHQRTHTGEKPYECGDCGKNFRAKKSLNQHQRIHTGEKPYKCGECGKFFRMKMTLNNHQRTHTGEKPYQCNECGKSFRVHSSLGIHQRIHTGEKPYECNKCGNAFYVKARLIEHQRMHSGEKPYECSECGKIFSMKKSLCQHRRTHVGEKLYE, encoded by the exons GGATCTGTGTCATTTGAAGACGTGGCTGTGGATTTTACCCGACAGGAGTGGTACAGACTGGACCCTGCCCAGAGGACCATGCACAAggatgtgatgctggagaactaCAGCAACCTGGCGTCTGTGG GCCTCTGCGTGGCCAAACCAGAGATGATCTTCAAGTTGGAGCGAGGGGAAGAACTGTGGATATTAGAGGAGGAATCCTCAGGCCATGGTTACCCAG gctCTCTGTCACTGCTGTGTGCCAACAATTCTGTTGGGGGTAATGCCCTCAGTCATGATAATGACCTTCAGCATCAGAAGCTTCAAACTTTGGATCAAACTGTTGAATATGGGAAAGCCTTCTACAAGAGAACAGCCTTTGTTGGACATAAAAGaacacacacaggagagaaaaacTTTGAATGTCATGAATGTGGGAAAACTTACTGCAGGAAATCAAATCTTATTGAACATCTGAGAATACACACAGGCGAGAGACCCTATAAATGTGGTGAATGTGCAAAAACCTTTAGTGCAAGATCATACCTCATTGCTCATCAGAAAACTCACACAGGGGAGAAGCCCtttgaatgtaatgaatgtggaaaaTCTTTTGGCAGGAAGTCACAACTCATTCTACATCGGAGAACACACACAGGAGAGAGACCCTATGAATGCACTGAGTGTGGGAAAACCTTTTCTGAGAAGGCAACCCTCATGATTCATCAGAGAACTCACacaggggagaaaccctatgaatgtggCGAATGTGGGAAAACATTTCGTGTTAAGATATCCCTTACTCAACACCAGAGAACTCACacaggggagaaaccctatgaatgtggTGATTGTGGGAAAAACTTTCGTGCAAAAAAATCCCTAAACCAACATCAAAGAATTCACACAGGCGAGAAACCCTATAAATGTGGTGAATGTGGAAAATTCTTCAGAATGAAGATGACTCTCAATAATCACCAGAGAACTCATACAGGTGAAAAACCCTATCAGTGTAACGAATGTGGGAAATCTTTCAGGGTGCACTCATCTCTTGGAATACATCAGCgaattcacacaggagagaaaccttatgaatgtaatAAATGTGGTAATGCCTTCTATGTCAAAGCACGCCTCATTGAACATCAGAGAATGCAttcaggagagaaaccctatgaatgtagtGAATGTGGAAAAATCTTCAGTATGAAGAAATCCCTGTGTCAACATCGGAGAACTCACGTAGGAGAGAAACTTTATGAATGA